The nucleotide sequence ATTTGATCGAAACTTGTGCATTGTTATGgcgtataaattttataatgtttttttcatcTTGGATAAAAGCTCTTTTGGCTCTTTCGTCCAAGATCGTGTGCTGAGCAGACGTGTTACTCGTTAATTTCCCAATAATTGAACTTGATTTATACTAAACTCGCGTTTAAATCAACGTGTACAAGTGCGAAAATACAAATAGCAATATTTATTGCACCTGCGACGTTCTACGGCAAGTTTCGTGGCACGGCAAGTTGAAGCGAGCGCGGGGACTGCATCTTCACCTCCGCGAAAGggtcaaatatattattcttcTCACTCCGTTGTGTGCATACGCTACGACCGCAGCTACGACTAGTGCCGAGTGATACCGAATGATTCCGGCTGACGCATGAGCTTGAAGCTACGACCCAATACCTACTACGAGTCTACGACAGGGGCGCCTTTGTACTGCTACGAGAACGCTTAGCTACTTGTTaccgttattttgttttgctttGACTAATAGCAGACTTAAAGTATGCCTAATTTAATGCGCTCTCCGCCACTAAATAAGTCAGTAAGTTTTTCGGAAACGGACATGGATAAGGTGGGCCAGTTTTCTGGATCTTTGGAGGATGTTATTAACATTACGCAACGAGATAACAAACGGCGCCGGATTACGGACGAGTGCATGGATAGCACCTCAACAGATTTACGGACTATAGTTAGAGAAGAGTTATGTAATATAATGAAACCCcttcaaaaagaaataaaagaaattaaagattttaataaacaaattcaaaattctatGGATTTTCTGGTGGAGCAAAATAAGGAATATCAGACGAAGATAAATGAGCTTGAAGTGCAATCTAAGAAAAATAGAGATTATATTAACATCCTGGAAAGCAAACTCGAAGATATTCTTATAGCGAGTCGTAAAAcaaactttgaaataaaaaatgttccaAAGATGAACCCTGAGACTAAACAGGACCTCATAGAAAATGTCACAAACTTGTTCAAGACTGTGGACTGCTCATTACGAAATTGTGACATTAAGGACATTTATCGAGTGAGAGGAAATCATCCTGAAAAGAAGAATACTCCAATTATTGTGGAGACTAACTCTGCTATTTTAAAAGCGGAATTCCTAAAGAAGgtaaaattttttaacatgaaacatcaaaataaattatgtgccAAACACATGGGCTACAAAACGCAGGAGGATACTCCAATATTC is from Amyelois transitella isolate CPQ chromosome 21, ilAmyTran1.1, whole genome shotgun sequence and encodes:
- the LOC132903126 gene encoding uncharacterized protein LOC132903126, producing MDFLVEQNKEYQTKINELEVQSKKNRDYINILESKLEDILIASRKTNFEIKNVPKMNPETKQDLIENVTNLFKTVDCSLRNCDIKDIYRVRGNHPEKKNTPIIVETNSAILKAEFLKKVKFFNMKHQNKLCAKHMGYKTQEDTPIFVSEHLTAKGTRLHFLARDLAKSKSYKFCWTAYGKVFVRKDENSPIINIRTEEQVQGLFQDK